A DNA window from Abyssisolibacter fermentans contains the following coding sequences:
- the alr gene encoding alanine racemase has translation MLRTTRPTWAEINLDNLAHNIKEVRRITKKDTLITAVVKADAYGHGADVVTKVFLDNGGDRLAVATLSEAVHLRKLYNEPILILGYTPDYQSDIVVDNDITQTIYTYSQAKALSLASKTANKVAKIHIKLDTGMGRLGFQPNNEALETIKKIARLPNINIEGMFTHFALADSRDKETTQLQFSKYKEFASLLEKNGINIPVKHVSNSAATIDLPEYNLDMVRAGIMLYGLQPSNEVCVEKIDLKPAMSLKTKIAHIKEVDADQGISYGHIYKTTKKQKIGTLSIGYADGYTRLLSSKAYVSINNQKAPIIGRICMDQCMVDITDIEDVNIGDEVVLFSDNGISPSIDDIADMLGTINYEVVCMIGKRVPRVYKKENKIVQITNYI, from the coding sequence ATTTTAAGAACAACTAGACCTACATGGGCAGAAATCAACTTAGATAATCTTGCTCATAATATTAAAGAAGTTAGAAGAATAACGAAAAAAGATACACTTATAACAGCAGTTGTAAAAGCGGATGCATATGGTCATGGAGCAGATGTCGTAACAAAAGTTTTCTTGGATAATGGCGGAGATAGATTAGCTGTAGCCACATTGTCTGAAGCAGTTCATTTACGTAAATTATACAATGAGCCCATACTTATATTAGGCTATACACCAGACTATCAATCAGATATTGTTGTTGATAATGATATTACACAAACTATATACACATATAGTCAGGCTAAAGCTTTATCATTAGCTTCAAAAACAGCTAATAAAGTAGCTAAAATTCATATTAAGTTAGATACTGGTATGGGTAGACTTGGGTTTCAGCCTAATAACGAAGCATTAGAAACAATTAAAAAAATAGCAAGGCTTCCTAACATAAATATAGAAGGTATGTTTACTCATTTTGCACTAGCTGATTCTAGAGATAAAGAAACAACTCAACTTCAATTTAGTAAGTATAAGGAATTTGCAAGCTTACTAGAAAAAAATGGGATAAACATACCTGTAAAGCATGTATCAAACAGTGCTGCAACTATTGATTTACCTGAATATAACTTAGATATGGTTAGGGCAGGTATTATGCTGTATGGATTACAACCATCTAATGAAGTTTGTGTAGAAAAAATAGACTTAAAACCTGCTATGTCCTTGAAAACTAAAATAGCACACATCAAAGAAGTAGATGCTGATCAAGGTATAAGCTATGGACATATCTATAAAACAACTAAAAAGCAAAAAATAGGCACATTATCTATAGGTTATGCAGATGGTTATACTAGGCTTTTATCATCAAAAGCATATGTTAGCATTAATAATCAAAAAGCTCCGATAATAGGACGCATATGCATGGATCAATGTATGGTTGATATCACAGATATTGAAGATGTTAACATAGGTGATGAGGTTGTACTATTTAGTGATAATGGTATAAGTCCTTCTATTGATGACATAGCAGATATGTTAGGAACAATTAATTATGAAGTAGTATGTATGATAGGAAAAAGAGTTCCAAGAGTATATAAAAAAGAAAATAAAATAGTACAAATAACGAATTATATATAA